The Novosphingobium kaempferiae genome includes a window with the following:
- the ahpC gene encoding alkyl hydroperoxide reductase subunit C: MGIVGSTIKPFKNTAFQAGKDFFDVTEADIAGKWAVFFFYPADFTFVCPTELEDLGDQYATLQGLGVEVFGVSTDTHFSHKAWHDTSETIGKLKYAFLGDQNHALTNNFGVLREGVGLADRATFVVDPDGVIQLVEITPEGVGRNAVELVRKIKAAKYWREHPGQVCPAKWEEGAETLAPSLDLVGKI; encoded by the coding sequence ATGGGTATCGTCGGCAGCACCATCAAGCCGTTCAAGAACACCGCCTTCCAGGCCGGCAAGGACTTCTTCGACGTCACCGAAGCGGACATCGCGGGCAAGTGGGCCGTGTTCTTCTTCTACCCCGCCGACTTCACCTTCGTCTGCCCGACGGAGCTGGAAGACCTCGGCGACCAGTACGCGACCCTGCAGGGCCTCGGCGTAGAAGTGTTCGGCGTTTCGACCGACACGCACTTCAGCCACAAGGCATGGCACGACACCTCGGAGACCATCGGCAAGCTCAAGTACGCTTTCCTCGGCGACCAGAACCACGCCCTGACCAACAACTTCGGCGTGCTGCGCGAAGGCGTCGGCCTTGCTGACCGCGCCACCTTCGTGGTCGATCCGGACGGCGTGATCCAGCTGGTCGAAATCACCCCCGAGGGCGTGGGCCGCAACGCGGTCGAACTCGTCCGCAAGATCAAGGCCGCCAAGTACTGGCGCGAGCACCCCGGCCAGGTCTGCCCGGCCAAGTGGGAAGAAGGCGCTGAAACGCTTGCTCCCTCGCTCGACCTCGTCGGCAAGATCTGA
- a CDS encoding YaiI/YqxD family protein, whose translation MIRILIDADACPVKDETYKVAMRHKVPVTVVSNSPIRVPQSALISRKLVSDAFDAADDWIVENTDASTVVITADILLADRCLKLGASVVAPNGKPFTTSSIGGAIATRAIMADLRAGGDVVGGPPPFSKQDRSRFLSALDEVLVRMARRG comes from the coding sequence ATGATCCGTATCCTCATCGACGCCGACGCCTGCCCGGTGAAGGACGAGACCTACAAGGTCGCCATGCGCCACAAGGTGCCGGTGACGGTCGTCAGCAACAGCCCGATCCGCGTGCCGCAGAGCGCGCTGATATCGCGCAAGCTGGTGAGCGACGCCTTCGATGCCGCCGACGACTGGATCGTCGAGAATACGGACGCCTCAACGGTCGTGATCACTGCCGACATCCTGCTGGCCGACCGCTGCCTGAAGCTTGGCGCCAGCGTCGTCGCGCCCAACGGCAAGCCCTTCACCACGTCCTCTATCGGAGGCGCCATCGCGACGCGCGCGATCATGGCGGACCTGCGGGCAGGCGGCGACGTCGTGGGCGGACCGCCACCGTTCTCGAAGCAGGACCGCTCCCGCTTCCTTTCGGCGCTGGACGAAGTGCTGGTCAGGATGGCGCGCCGAGGTTGA